A DNA window from Chelativorans sp. AA-79 contains the following coding sequences:
- a CDS encoding extracellular solute-binding protein, translating into MLKQTLSLVLMAALSPLAAHAQSENFSEHEQALYEAAKEEGEVIWYTSQFTTEMSEAACELFMKRYEGITCSPVRATGGVTFQRIMQEVQAGAVQGDILSTNDQTDLIELKKLDALEQFVPNGIETMSPVLKGMNDSDGYFFVSSVSPYGITYNTNLVSEEEAPKSWSDLLDPKWKDQVAIAHPGFSGSAGLWTLAMRDLYGWEYFEKLEVGKPQIGRSIADGYNLVVSGERKVAVTAIALSRQGAVDGQPVATVTPSEGLMLPPSGTAILAAAPHPNAAKLFAEFMLTEEYSVWLRDLQRYPLHADVDTAEGIDPLDPDKVLIVPAQEAIEGLAEVQEKFRDTFGI; encoded by the coding sequence ATGTTGAAGCAGACCCTAAGCCTGGTCTTAATGGCCGCTTTGTCTCCACTGGCCGCACACGCCCAGTCGGAGAACTTTTCCGAGCATGAGCAGGCGCTTTACGAGGCTGCGAAGGAGGAGGGGGAGGTGATCTGGTATACCTCCCAATTCACGACGGAAATGTCTGAAGCGGCCTGCGAACTCTTCATGAAGCGTTACGAGGGCATCACGTGCAGCCCTGTTCGCGCCACGGGCGGCGTGACTTTCCAGCGCATCATGCAGGAGGTGCAGGCCGGTGCGGTGCAGGGCGACATCCTCAGCACGAACGACCAGACGGATTTGATCGAACTGAAGAAGCTCGATGCGCTCGAGCAGTTCGTGCCGAACGGGATCGAGACAATGTCTCCGGTTTTGAAGGGCATGAACGATAGCGACGGCTATTTTTTCGTGTCGAGCGTCTCGCCCTATGGCATCACCTACAACACCAATCTGGTCTCCGAAGAAGAAGCCCCGAAGAGCTGGAGCGATCTGCTCGACCCGAAATGGAAGGACCAGGTGGCGATCGCCCACCCAGGCTTCTCCGGCAGCGCCGGTCTGTGGACGCTGGCCATGCGGGACCTCTACGGCTGGGAATATTTCGAGAAGCTCGAAGTGGGCAAGCCGCAGATAGGCCGCTCCATCGCCGACGGATACAATCTGGTCGTCTCGGGAGAGCGCAAGGTGGCGGTCACGGCCATTGCGCTGTCGCGCCAGGGAGCCGTGGACGGGCAGCCGGTGGCAACGGTCACTCCTTCGGAGGGCCTTATGCTTCCGCCGAGCGGCACCGCCATTCTTGCCGCCGCTCCCCATCCCAACGCGGCCAAGCTCTTCGCGGAATTCATGCTTACCGAGGAATACTCGGTTTGGCTCCGCGACCTGCAGCGCTATCCGCTGCACGCGGATGTCGACACGGCCGAAGGCATCGACCCGCTGGATCCCGACAAGGTCCTGATCGTGCCGGCTCAGGAGGCGATCGAAGGGCTTGCGGAAGTTCAGGAGAAATTCCGCGACACCTTCGGTATCTAG
- a CDS encoding iron ABC transporter permease, with product MTLVSSSSSQRDTSFAGAGAHVAWFRRLQPSGLLWIVLAAILAVLIVAPVGMLVMKSFTHPDSGGFTIQNYIDAYGKARHVQALVNTLYMGAAVVVLSLLFAVPLAWACTRTNMPGRNLIRFGIFGAFVMPPYLGGVGWILLAGPNSGWLNVAWQWLTGGTESIVNIFSFPGLVLVMAINTYFTIFILVSAAFEMINSEMEDAANILGAGPFTTAMKVTLPLVLPSILGSALLTFLISIALYGVPALISIPARFPVVVIQLSEFFSFPLRIEVAAAYSIPLLLITAGLLTLQKKVLSRKGYTAVSGKGGERRIVNLGKWRWAAFAYSLFVVMLSVIMPLLVLVMAAFSKSWVGGLSLDNLTLQNFHYVLFEHSSSQKALVTSLATGAAAATAAILLALAIAYIVQRRLLPMSEVLAFLSMSPFVIPGIVLAIGFYAVYALPPVGLYGTYLILILAFTTRFLPVAYTTSMAGVRAIHPEMEEAVRILGGGRLVAVRKVVGPLLKRTLASGWLLIFVPAAQELSTAVFLVGPNTRVVSVVLLDMSEEGLLERLSALGSVLLVIIVAVMAIGVRFLGRDFMLRRS from the coding sequence ATGACATTGGTCTCAAGCTCGTCCTCGCAGAGGGACACCAGCTTCGCCGGGGCCGGCGCACATGTCGCATGGTTTCGCCGGCTCCAGCCAAGCGGTCTGTTGTGGATCGTTCTGGCGGCCATTCTTGCCGTGCTGATCGTCGCGCCCGTCGGCATGCTGGTGATGAAGAGCTTCACCCACCCCGACTCGGGTGGGTTCACCATCCAGAACTATATCGACGCCTATGGCAAGGCGCGGCACGTGCAGGCATTGGTCAACACGCTCTACATGGGTGCAGCGGTCGTCGTCTTGTCGTTGCTTTTCGCGGTTCCGCTCGCATGGGCGTGCACGCGAACCAACATGCCGGGGCGCAATCTGATCCGTTTCGGCATCTTCGGCGCCTTCGTCATGCCCCCCTATCTCGGCGGCGTCGGCTGGATCCTGCTCGCGGGCCCTAACTCCGGCTGGTTGAACGTGGCCTGGCAATGGCTCACCGGCGGCACCGAGTCCATCGTCAACATTTTCAGCTTTCCCGGGCTGGTGCTGGTGATGGCGATCAACACCTACTTCACCATCTTCATTCTCGTGAGCGCCGCCTTCGAGATGATCAATTCGGAGATGGAGGATGCCGCCAATATCCTGGGCGCGGGGCCGTTCACCACGGCCATGAAGGTCACCCTGCCGCTGGTGCTTCCATCGATACTCGGCAGCGCCCTTCTGACGTTCCTCATATCCATTGCCCTTTACGGCGTGCCGGCGCTCATCTCCATTCCCGCCCGGTTTCCCGTCGTGGTCATCCAACTCTCCGAGTTCTTCAGCTTTCCGCTACGCATCGAGGTGGCGGCGGCCTATTCCATTCCGCTGCTTCTGATCACGGCCGGGTTGCTGACACTGCAGAAGAAGGTCCTGTCGCGCAAGGGCTATACTGCGGTGAGCGGGAAGGGGGGCGAGCGGCGCATCGTGAATTTGGGGAAATGGCGCTGGGCGGCGTTCGCCTATAGCCTCTTCGTGGTCATGCTCTCGGTCATCATGCCTCTCCTGGTCCTGGTCATGGCCGCGTTCAGCAAATCATGGGTGGGGGGGCTCTCGCTCGACAATCTGACGCTGCAGAATTTCCACTACGTTCTGTTCGAGCATTCGAGTTCCCAGAAGGCACTGGTGACTAGCCTGGCCACCGGTGCGGCTGCGGCGACCGCGGCCATCCTGCTTGCGCTCGCCATTGCCTATATCGTGCAGCGGCGCTTGCTGCCCATGAGCGAAGTGCTCGCCTTCCTCAGCATGTCGCCCTTCGTCATTCCCGGCATCGTGCTGGCGATCGGCTTCTATGCGGTCTACGCGCTGCCGCCGGTCGGGCTTTATGGCACATATCTGATCCTGATCCTCGCGTTCACCACGCGCTTCCTGCCGGTCGCCTATACGACCAGCATGGCCGGCGTGCGCGCAATCCACCCCGAGATGGAGGAAGCCGTGCGCATTCTCGGCGGCGGCAGGCTCGTCGCTGTCCGCAAGGTGGTCGGCCCTCTCCTGAAACGCACGCTCGCCAGCGGCTGGCTGCTCATCTTCGTTCCCGCTGCGCAGGAACTGTCGACCGCCGTCTTCCTCGTCGGGCCGAACACGCGCGTCGTTTCGGTGGTGCTCCTCGATATGAGCGAGGAGGGCCTGCTGGAGCGCCTGTCGGCGCTTGGGAGCGTGCTGCTTGTGATCATCGTTGCCGTCATGGCCATAGGCGTCCGCTTCCTCGGGCGCGACTTCATGTTGAGGAGATCGTGA
- a CDS encoding ABC transporter ATP-binding protein, translating into MEGLVLSGLGRRFGDVDAVLDVDLALKPGEFVSLLGPSGCGKTTTLRMIAGFIDPTSGSISLNGSVLSAPGGSLPPEKRGMSMIFQSYAIWPNMTVAQNVAFGLKLRKLPAEEIKRRVGEILEVVQLNTMSGRYPSELSGGQQQRVALARAVVVRPAVLLLDEPLSNLDANLREEMRFEIKRIHDEFRITSVYVTHDQGEAMVTSDRIAVMNQGRIEQVDAPYALYTKPKTRFVASFIGRTNFLIGRKKDNTVDFEGFSVPSALLDVPAGADKEVSVSIRPQSLKLCGKEPDASDHVKLKGKVVERAFMGETWDYMFAGENSIRLRVVAPPSDVFQIGAETWVQMDPSQIVPIS; encoded by the coding sequence ATGGAAGGCCTCGTGCTCAGCGGTCTTGGCCGCAGATTCGGCGATGTCGACGCGGTGCTCGATGTCGATCTCGCACTAAAGCCGGGCGAATTCGTCTCCCTTCTTGGGCCTTCAGGCTGCGGCAAGACCACCACGCTCAGAATGATCGCCGGCTTCATCGATCCAACCAGCGGCTCCATCTCGCTCAACGGAAGCGTCCTTTCCGCGCCCGGTGGGTCCCTGCCGCCGGAGAAACGCGGCATGTCCATGATCTTCCAGAGCTATGCCATCTGGCCGAACATGACCGTTGCGCAAAACGTGGCATTCGGCTTGAAGCTGCGGAAGCTTCCCGCCGAGGAGATCAAGAGGCGCGTCGGGGAAATTCTCGAAGTGGTCCAGTTGAACACCATGTCCGGGCGCTATCCATCGGAACTGTCGGGTGGGCAGCAGCAGCGCGTGGCGCTTGCAAGGGCGGTTGTGGTCCGCCCCGCCGTTCTCCTGCTCGACGAGCCGCTGTCCAACCTCGATGCGAACCTTCGTGAAGAGATGCGGTTCGAGATCAAACGCATCCATGACGAGTTCCGCATCACATCCGTCTATGTCACCCACGACCAGGGCGAGGCGATGGTCACCTCGGACCGCATCGCCGTGATGAATCAGGGTCGCATCGAGCAGGTGGACGCGCCATACGCGCTCTACACCAAACCCAAGACCCGTTTCGTGGCCAGCTTCATCGGACGCACGAATTTCCTCATCGGCCGCAAGAAAGACAACACCGTCGATTTCGAGGGCTTTTCGGTTCCAAGCGCCTTGCTCGATGTTCCGGCCGGCGCCGACAAGGAGGTTTCCGTGTCGATCCGGCCGCAATCCTTGAAGCTCTGCGGGAAAGAACCTGACGCTTCGGATCACGTGAAGCTCAAGGGAAAGGTGGTGGAGCGCGCATTCATGGGGGAGACATGGGACTATATGTTCGCAGGCGAGAACAGTATCCGGCTGCGGGTCGTGGCACCTCCCTCAGACGTCTTTCAGATCGGTGCGGAAACCTGGGTGCAAATGGATCCCAGCCAGATCGTGCCGATTTCATAG
- the clpS gene encoding ATP-dependent Clp protease adapter ClpS has translation MSDTALTPKTRTRTKTERPKLHKVILVNDDFTPREFVVTVLKAEFRVNQDQAYRIMMTAHRRGTCVVAVFPKDVAETKATRATDAGRKQGYPLLFTTEPEE, from the coding sequence ATGAGCGACACCGCCCTTACGCCGAAGACCAGGACCAGGACGAAGACCGAGCGGCCGAAGCTGCACAAGGTCATTCTCGTCAATGACGACTTCACGCCGCGCGAATTCGTGGTGACGGTGCTGAAGGCTGAGTTCCGCGTGAACCAGGACCAGGCCTACCGCATCATGATGACGGCGCATCGCCGCGGAACCTGCGTGGTCGCCGTCTTCCCCAAGGATGTCGCCGAGACGAAGGCCACGCGGGCGACCGACGCAGGCCGGAAACAGGGCTACCCGCTTCTTTTCACCACGGAACCCGAAGAATGA
- a CDS encoding NAD-dependent epimerase/dehydratase family protein: MKIAVLGGDGFVGWPTSLHLSARGHEIHILDNLSRRWIDTELGVQSLTPMDSIQERTRIWHQETGRRIRFHLIDLASDYEILKRWLAEHRPDAIIHFAEQRAAPYSMKSDRHKNYTVNNNVNATHNLLNALVEIDLDAHLVHLGTMGVYGYSSVGAAIPEGYLPVGVETLSGETAMQEILYPANPGSIYHMTKCLDQLLFQFYAKNDGLRITDLHQGIVWGTHTPETRLHPQLVNRFDYDGDYGTVLNRFLIQAAIGYPLTVHGTGGQTRAFIHVQDSVRCVELALGNPPKRGDRVKIFNQMTETHRVRDLAELVARLTGAKVAYLPNPRKEAPENDLVVRNEQFLRLGLNPTTLEDGLLAEVVDVAKKFAYRVDRSRIPSVSAWTKDIAPTLDRDPEGKRLKSVG; this comes from the coding sequence ATGAAGATTGCTGTTCTCGGCGGTGACGGTTTCGTCGGCTGGCCGACCTCCCTCCATCTCTCCGCGCGGGGGCACGAGATCCATATCCTCGACAATCTCTCGCGCCGCTGGATCGACACCGAGCTCGGCGTCCAGTCGCTCACTCCGATGGACTCCATCCAGGAACGCACGCGCATCTGGCACCAGGAGACCGGGCGCCGCATCCGCTTCCATCTGATCGACCTTGCCAGCGACTACGAGATCCTCAAGCGCTGGCTGGCCGAGCACCGGCCCGACGCGATCATCCATTTCGCCGAACAGCGTGCCGCGCCCTATTCCATGAAGAGCGACCGGCACAAGAACTACACCGTCAACAACAACGTCAACGCGACGCACAACCTGCTCAACGCGCTGGTGGAGATCGATCTCGACGCGCATCTCGTGCATCTCGGCACTATGGGGGTCTACGGCTATTCCAGCGTCGGGGCCGCGATCCCCGAAGGCTACCTGCCCGTGGGCGTGGAGACCCTTTCGGGTGAGACGGCCATGCAGGAGATCCTGTATCCCGCCAATCCCGGCTCCATCTATCACATGACCAAGTGCCTGGATCAACTCCTGTTTCAATTCTACGCCAAGAATGACGGTCTGAGGATCACCGATCTGCACCAGGGCATCGTGTGGGGCACGCACACGCCCGAGACCAGGCTGCACCCGCAGCTCGTCAACCGCTTCGACTATGACGGCGACTACGGCACGGTGCTCAACCGTTTTCTCATCCAGGCGGCGATCGGCTATCCGCTGACGGTGCATGGCACTGGCGGCCAGACGCGGGCCTTCATCCACGTTCAGGACTCGGTCCGGTGCGTGGAACTCGCGCTCGGCAATCCGCCGAAGCGCGGCGACCGCGTGAAGATCTTCAACCAGATGACGGAGACCCATCGCGTACGCGATCTGGCGGAGCTCGTCGCCCGCCTGACGGGCGCCAAGGTCGCCTACCTGCCCAATCCGCGCAAGGAAGCGCCCGAGAACGATCTGGTGGTGAGGAACGAGCAGTTCCTGCGACTCGGCCTCAATCCCACCACGCTGGAGGACGGGCTTCTGGCCGAAGTCGTGGACGTGGCGAAGAAGTTCGCCTACCGCGTCGACCGCAGCCGTATCCCGTCCGTCTCCGCCTGGACCAAGGACATCGCGCCCACGCTCGATCGCGATCCGGAGGGCAAGCGGCTGAAGAGCGTCGGTTGA
- a CDS encoding glycosyltransferase, giving the protein MNQARHAYVTLVTNADYAVGALALVRSLQRTRTDAEIVVMHTGGVDATALTPLASLGARLVEAELLPTSEAFNERHQRVRLHADAPFTKGNKPAFHTPLDNFAKLRLWQLTEYERVVFIDADAIVLRNIDRLFSYPEFSAAPNVYESLADFHRLNSGVFTARPSEATFRSMLAVLDHPEAFWRRTDQTFLQSYFPDWHGLPVFFNMLQYVWFNLPGLWDWKSVSVVHYQYEKPWEKDHPKADKLKPLIDLWHAFHSGEGIPDLNSLENPAGS; this is encoded by the coding sequence ATGAACCAAGCCCGGCACGCCTATGTCACCCTCGTCACCAATGCCGATTACGCCGTGGGCGCGCTGGCGCTGGTGCGCTCGCTCCAGCGGACAAGGACCGACGCCGAGATCGTCGTCATGCACACGGGCGGGGTGGACGCCACCGCGCTGACGCCGCTGGCATCCCTAGGCGCGCGGCTCGTCGAGGCGGAACTGCTGCCGACGTCGGAAGCCTTCAACGAGCGGCACCAGCGGGTAAGGCTTCACGCCGATGCGCCTTTCACCAAGGGCAACAAGCCCGCCTTTCACACGCCGCTCGACAATTTCGCCAAGCTGCGCCTCTGGCAGCTCACGGAATACGAGCGGGTGGTCTTCATCGACGCGGACGCGATCGTGCTGCGCAATATCGACCGGCTGTTTTCCTATCCGGAATTTTCGGCAGCACCCAATGTCTATGAAAGCCTGGCCGACTTTCACCGGCTGAACTCCGGCGTGTTCACCGCCCGGCCATCGGAGGCGACCTTCCGGTCGATGCTTGCCGTCCTCGACCATCCGGAAGCCTTCTGGCGGCGCACGGACCAGACCTTCCTGCAGAGCTACTTTCCCGATTGGCACGGCCTGCCGGTCTTCTTCAACATGCTGCAATATGTCTGGTTCAACTTGCCCGGGCTATGGGACTGGAAGTCGGTTTCCGTGGTGCACTACCAGTACGAGAAGCCGTGGGAGAAAGACCATCCCAAGGCGGACAAGCTCAAGCCGCTCATCGACCTCTGGCATGCATTCCATTCCGGCGAGGGCATTCCCGATCTGAACAGTCTTGAAAATCCGGCAGGGTCATGA
- a CDS encoding NAD(P)-dependent oxidoreductase, whose translation MSTPRTVVSGGTGYVGRFIVESLLAAGHDVTVIGRRPPADGFFSKPVHFASLSLEPEAITSAPFEGVDFFVHGAFDHEPGKYRGGEGNNPQGFRRRNLDGSAALFAAAKTVGVRRTVFLSSRAVYGSHSPGVWFSETVEARPDTLYGEVKLGAEQALSALRGPGFQGVSLRVTGVYGPGGPGRPHKWTGLVADYLAGREIAPRAGTEVHGRDVAAAVRLVLELPTPDDVILNVSDLLVDRRDILAIVKRELGSSHPLPEAADKGAVNAMRTDRLAALGWRPGGRKLLEESILELLESCNVSVRRPSG comes from the coding sequence ATGAGCACGCCGCGCACGGTCGTTTCCGGCGGCACCGGCTATGTCGGGCGTTTCATCGTCGAAAGTCTTCTGGCGGCCGGCCATGACGTAACGGTCATTGGCCGCCGCCCGCCGGCCGATGGCTTCTTTTCGAAGCCGGTGCACTTTGCGTCGCTTTCGCTGGAGCCGGAGGCCATCACATCCGCGCCTTTCGAAGGGGTGGATTTCTTCGTACACGGCGCCTTTGACCATGAGCCGGGCAAATATCGCGGCGGCGAGGGCAACAATCCTCAGGGCTTCCGACGGCGTAATCTGGACGGCAGCGCGGCCCTGTTCGCTGCGGCGAAGACGGTGGGGGTGCGCCGCACCGTCTTCCTGTCGAGCCGTGCGGTTTACGGTTCGCACTCGCCGGGCGTGTGGTTCAGCGAGACGGTCGAGGCGCGGCCGGATACGCTCTATGGCGAGGTGAAGCTTGGGGCGGAGCAGGCCTTAAGCGCTCTCCGCGGTCCAGGCTTTCAGGGCGTCAGCCTGCGCGTGACCGGTGTCTACGGTCCCGGCGGGCCGGGACGCCCGCACAAATGGACGGGGCTCGTTGCCGACTATCTCGCCGGGCGCGAGATCGCGCCGCGCGCGGGCACCGAGGTCCACGGGCGTGACGTGGCGGCGGCTGTGCGGCTGGTGTTGGAACTGCCGACGCCTGACGATGTGATCCTCAACGTCTCGGACCTTCTGGTCGACAGGCGCGACATCCTGGCGATCGTGAAGCGGGAGCTGGGCTCTTCGCATCCCCTTCCGGAGGCTGCCGACAAGGGAGCGGTGAACGCCATGAGAACCGACCGGCTGGCTGCGCTTGGCTGGCGGCCCGGCGGCAGGAAGCTGCTTGAGGAGAGTATTTTGGAGCTGTTGGAATCATGCAACGTTTCCGTCAGGCGCCCGAGTGGTTGA
- a CDS encoding acyl-CoA thioesterase → MSETPAAPQGDLTLRTPAMPRDANAAGDIFGGWVMAQMDSASGIRAAERARGRVVTAAVKEMAFAKPVKIGDTLCVYTRIQRVGRTSIVLKVEAWAQRYLSDVMEMVTSADFVMVALDATGRPTPVPPEA, encoded by the coding sequence ATGTCCGAGACCCCCGCCGCGCCGCAAGGCGATCTCACCCTTCGCACTCCGGCCATGCCGCGCGACGCCAATGCGGCGGGCGATATTTTCGGAGGGTGGGTGATGGCGCAGATGGATTCGGCGAGCGGCATCCGCGCGGCCGAGCGCGCCCGGGGCAGGGTGGTGACGGCCGCGGTCAAGGAGATGGCGTTCGCCAAGCCGGTGAAGATCGGTGACACGCTCTGCGTCTACACGCGCATCCAAAGGGTCGGCCGCACCTCGATCGTGCTGAAGGTCGAGGCCTGGGCGCAGCGCTATCTTTCGGACGTGATGGAGATGGTCACCAGCGCCGACTTCGTCATGGTCGCGCTGGATGCGACGGGCCGCCCCACGCCGGTGCCGCCCGAGGCCTAA
- a CDS encoding helix-turn-helix domain-containing protein: MAESSNYDACRPVHELLSLVGDKWTMQVVRQLGNGTMRFNQLRRAIDGISQKMLTTTLRNLERDGFVTRTIYPTIPPRVDYSLTDLGRDLLVPISALGEWVVENRYRIEEARTRFDRQQV; this comes from the coding sequence GTGGCCGAATCCAGCAATTATGATGCGTGCCGTCCGGTCCACGAGCTCTTGAGCCTCGTGGGCGACAAATGGACCATGCAGGTGGTGCGGCAACTCGGCAACGGCACGATGCGCTTCAACCAGCTGCGCCGCGCCATCGACGGCATTTCGCAGAAGATGCTGACGACGACGCTGCGCAATCTGGAACGCGACGGCTTTGTCACCCGCACGATTTATCCCACGATCCCACCGCGGGTGGATTACAGCCTCACCGATCTGGGCCGCGATCTTCTGGTGCCGATCAGTGCGCTGGGCGAATGGGTGGTCGAGAACCGCTACCGCATCGAGGAGGCAAGGACACGTTTCGACCGTCAGCAGGTGTGA
- a CDS encoding NAD(P)H-dependent oxidoreductase: MTKLKTGIIVGSTREGRFADKPAEWIHDLAKERSELEVELIDLRDYPLPFFEDAASPAYGPSPNKIAQAWQAKVASLDGFIFTAAEYNRGPTAVLKNALDYAYSEWNNKPAAFVGYGGAGGTRAVEQLRLHAIELQMAPIRTGVHIMLPDYLTVLRGDKALAEIEHLNEGARGMLDQFIWWAQALKRARVASAEASKAA; this comes from the coding sequence ATGACGAAGCTGAAGACCGGAATCATCGTGGGTTCGACGCGCGAGGGCCGCTTTGCCGACAAACCGGCCGAGTGGATCCATGACTTGGCAAAGGAGCGGAGCGAGTTGGAAGTCGAGTTGATCGACCTGCGCGATTACCCGCTTCCCTTCTTTGAGGATGCGGCCTCTCCTGCCTACGGACCTTCGCCAAACAAGATTGCACAGGCCTGGCAGGCCAAGGTCGCCTCCCTTGACGGTTTCATCTTCACCGCCGCCGAGTACAATCGCGGGCCGACCGCCGTGCTCAAGAATGCGCTCGACTATGCGTATAGTGAATGGAACAACAAGCCCGCGGCCTTTGTCGGCTACGGCGGGGCAGGAGGCACGCGCGCGGTCGAGCAGTTGCGGCTCCATGCGATCGAGCTGCAGATGGCGCCGATCCGCACCGGCGTCCACATCATGCTTCCGGACTATCTGACGGTCCTGCGCGGAGATAAGGCGCTTGCGGAGATCGAACATCTGAATGAGGGCGCGCGCGGGATGCTCGATCAGTTCATCTGGTGGGCGCAGGCGCTGAAACGAGCGCGGGTCGCTAGCGCCGAAGCATCCAAGGCGGCGTGA
- a CDS encoding hemolysin family protein has product MLFVELAVLFILILFNGFMAMSELAVVSARSARLKVRRDDGDRGAARALELSADPGRFLSTVQIGITLVGVLSGAISGATIGVRLSGWLTDLGVPAGISNPLGVGLVVALITYVSLVIGELVPKQMALRNSEAIAARVAPFMAMLARIALPLVWLLDVSGRGVLALLGQNRDEAHRVTDEEIRTLIAEAEHTGTIETEERHMIAGVMRLADRNARAIMTPRGEVDWLNLNAPAEIIEKTLRETPHTRLPAAEGSADRLVGAVKTRDILVAYLSQETVDPRAFVLPAPIVHDFADALDVLATLRQAEVPMALVHDEYGSFEGIITPADILGAIAGMFRADVEEGEADVVQRDDGSWLLPGLMPADEMADRLDLKLPADRGYSTLAGFLLSYTQELPTTGKKVDAMGWRFEIVDMDGRRIDRVLATKTDMSAGIENVGWD; this is encoded by the coding sequence ATGCTCTTTGTCGAACTCGCGGTTCTCTTCATCCTCATCCTTTTCAACGGCTTCATGGCCATGTCGGAGCTCGCGGTCGTCTCCGCCCGATCGGCGCGGCTCAAGGTGCGTCGCGACGATGGAGACCGCGGCGCGGCACGCGCCCTGGAGCTTTCGGCGGACCCCGGCCGTTTTCTTTCCACGGTGCAGATCGGCATCACCCTTGTGGGCGTGCTTTCGGGTGCGATTTCGGGTGCCACCATCGGCGTGCGGCTGTCCGGCTGGCTCACGGACCTCGGCGTTCCTGCCGGCATTTCCAATCCTCTGGGCGTGGGCCTCGTCGTGGCCCTGATCACTTATGTCTCGCTGGTCATCGGCGAGCTGGTGCCGAAACAGATGGCCCTCAGGAACTCCGAGGCGATCGCGGCCAGGGTGGCCCCCTTCATGGCCATGCTCGCCAGGATCGCCCTCCCCCTGGTGTGGCTGCTCGACGTCTCCGGCCGCGGCGTCCTCGCGCTTCTCGGCCAGAACAGGGACGAGGCGCACCGCGTGACCGACGAGGAGATCCGCACCCTCATCGCGGAGGCCGAGCACACCGGCACGATCGAGACGGAAGAACGGCACATGATCGCCGGCGTGATGCGGCTGGCCGACCGCAACGCGCGCGCCATCATGACGCCCAGGGGCGAAGTGGATTGGCTGAACCTCAATGCCCCGGCCGAAATCATCGAGAAGACCCTGCGCGAAACACCGCATACGCGCCTGCCGGCGGCGGAGGGCTCAGCCGACCGGCTGGTCGGCGCCGTGAAGACCCGCGATATCCTGGTGGCCTATCTCAGCCAGGAAACGGTCGATCCGCGCGCCTTCGTTCTTCCGGCGCCGATCGTGCACGATTTCGCCGACGCCCTCGACGTGCTCGCCACGCTTCGCCAGGCGGAAGTGCCGATGGCGCTCGTCCACGACGAATATGGCAGCTTCGAAGGGATCATCACGCCCGCCGACATCCTTGGCGCCATCGCCGGCATGTTCCGGGCCGATGTCGAGGAGGGCGAAGCGGACGTGGTGCAACGTGACGACGGCTCCTGGCTTTTGCCGGGCCTGATGCCTGCGGACGAGATGGCGGACCGGCTCGACCTCAAGCTGCCCGCGGATCGCGGCTACAGCACGCTGGCCGGCTTCCTTCTCTCCTACACGCAGGAACTTCCGACCACCGGCAAGAAGGTCGACGCCATGGGTTGGCGCTTCGAGATCGTCGATATGGACGGTCGCCGCATCGATCGGGTGCTGGCGACGAAGACCGACATGTCGGCGGGCATCGAAAACGTCGGCTGGGACTAG
- a CDS encoding extensin family protein, with protein sequence MLRLPQVARGALAVLTLAAASACSVDGVLRPEVDVGMQTAAVTGGGLQNLVPSNPMMMSYPMVTLPEAPAATVMPAEEAECRRELQRLGVTYRDLAPIDDGGACRIDHPVEVSGFSGDITLKPAATLTCQMALTVARWTRNELAPAARRRYLSGIGTIRQGSSYSCRRIRGTSVASEHSKGNALDIMSVTLENGREIDVRRPGFFAFRQRGLLNTVRAEGCDYFTTVLGPGYDADHKDHFHFDIKARRNGYRACR encoded by the coding sequence CTGCTCCGCCTGCCCCAGGTTGCAAGAGGCGCGCTTGCTGTTCTGACGCTCGCTGCCGCTTCGGCTTGCTCGGTTGACGGCGTGCTGCGCCCCGAGGTGGATGTCGGCATGCAGACGGCCGCCGTCACCGGCGGCGGTCTGCAGAACCTCGTCCCTTCCAACCCCATGATGATGAGCTATCCCATGGTGACGCTGCCGGAGGCGCCGGCGGCAACGGTCATGCCTGCCGAGGAGGCGGAATGCCGCCGTGAACTGCAGCGGCTCGGCGTCACCTATCGCGATCTGGCGCCCATCGACGACGGCGGCGCATGCCGCATCGACCATCCTGTCGAGGTGAGCGGCTTTTCCGGTGACATCACGTTGAAGCCGGCGGCGACGCTCACGTGCCAGATGGCCCTGACCGTCGCCCGCTGGACCAGGAACGAGCTCGCCCCGGCCGCCCGCAGGCGGTATCTGTCCGGAATCGGCACCATACGTCAGGGCTCCAGCTATTCCTGCCGCCGCATCCGCGGCACCAGCGTCGCCTCCGAGCATTCCAAGGGAAACGCGCTGGACATCATGAGCGTCACGCTCGAGAACGGCCGCGAGATCGATGTGCGCCGGCCAGGTTTCTTCGCCTTCCGCCAGCGCGGTTTGCTCAACACGGTCCGCGCGGAGGGATGCGACTATTTCACGACGGTGCTGGGCCCCGGCTACGATGCCGACCACAAGGACCACTTCCATTTCGACATCAAGGCGCGCCGGAACGGCTATCGCGCCTGCCGGTAG